In Fusobacterium periodonticum ATCC 33693, the following are encoded in one genomic region:
- a CDS encoding Fic family protein, translated as MKKIELYKSFLNSKRPIQKSILSRIENTLRNDFIYNSNAIEGNSLTRQETEVILEYGVTVKGKPLKDHLEVKGQEYAINFLNNIIKENEVLSLRLIKEFHSLILGPVDPEIAGQFKKFKNKIVGSSFETSNPIFVEEDLEKILKDYFSSTENTIEKIAKFHANFEKIHPFSDGNGRTGRLVMNFELMKAGYPICIIKNEDRLEYYNSLNEAQANNNYDEIIKFVEENLEKTFEFYFEHISNNWQEEFEIFCEGGNI; from the coding sequence ATGAAAAAAATAGAACTTTATAAAAGTTTTTTAAACTCAAAAAGACCTATTCAAAAATCTATACTTTCTAGAATTGAAAATACTTTAAGAAATGATTTCATATATAATAGTAATGCTATTGAAGGAAATTCACTTACAAGACAGGAAACAGAAGTTATATTAGAATACGGAGTAACAGTAAAAGGGAAACCTTTAAAAGACCATCTTGAAGTTAAGGGACAAGAATATGCTATTAACTTTTTGAATAATATAATTAAAGAAAATGAAGTTTTATCTCTTAGACTTATTAAAGAATTTCATAGTCTTATTTTGGGACCAGTTGATCCTGAGATTGCTGGACAATTTAAAAAATTTAAAAACAAGATAGTGGGTTCAAGTTTTGAAACATCTAATCCTATTTTTGTGGAAGAAGATTTAGAAAAAATTTTAAAAGATTATTTTTCTTCAACTGAAAATACTATTGAAAAGATAGCTAAATTTCATGCTAATTTTGAAAAAATACATCCTTTTTCTGATGGAAATGGAAGAACAGGTAGATTGGTAATGAATTTTGAACTTATGAAAGCAGGATATCCTATTTGTATAATAAAAAATGAAGATAGATTAGAATATTACAATAGTTTAAATGAGGCTCAAGCAAATAATAACTATGATGAAATTATAAAATTTGTTGAAGAAAATTTAGAAAAAACTTTTGAATTTTACTTTGAACATATTTCTAATAATTGGCAGGAAGAATTTGAAATATTTTGTGAGGGAGGAAATATATGA
- a CDS encoding DEAD/DEAH box helicase → MENILLEALKTSSIDFNIDSDEKYQYELIANGEEKIVTRLRKYFEDCDEFIISVAFITMGGISLFLEELKNLENKGIKGKILTGDYLTFTEPKALKKLLSYKNIDLKIATNRKHHTKAYFFRKGNIWTLIVGSSNLTQGALTVNFEWNIKVNSLENGKILKSVLETFNKEFDNLKTLTEEDIENYQKRYEQLKNLIEVNNQNLDLNEIKPNSMQVQALKNLEETRKENDRALLISATGTGKTYLSAFDVKQAKAKKILFVAHRKVILERSKISYQRILKNKKMEIFDSNFQINDKDEVVFAMVQTLNKEKNLNIFPKDYFDYIIIDEVHHGGAKTYQSIFEYFRPKFLLGITATPERTDDFNIYKLFNYNVAYEIRLQDAMKEELLCPFHYFGISDIVIDGESIDEKTSIKNLTSDERVRHILEKSKYYSYSGEKLHCLVFVSKVEEAKILVEKFLEQGLKALALSSENSDNEREEAIKKLEEGEIEYIVSVDIFNEGVDIPCVNQVILLRPTTSAIVYIQQLGRGLRKHKNKAYTVVLDFIGNYEKNFLIPIAISQNNSYDKDFMKRFLMNATDFLAGESSISFDEISKERIFENINKVNFSNRKLIEEDFKLLENQLGRIPYLYDFYIKNMLSPTVILKYKKDYDEVLKNIAPRYRVGSLNSIEKKFLIFLSTFFTPAKRVHEMLILKELFVKEKLNIEEVEKILKDKYSLINQERNIRNAFEHLSKEIFITLSTTKAFEPVLYRKDDYYFLDENFKNSYSNNSYFKILIDDLIKYNLAFAENNYNNFVKESIKLFGEYTKQEAFWYLNLNFNNGFQVSGYTPFENERKLLIFITMDNLSEKVDYSNEFYDSQTFSWFSKSSRYLRKDNKLTIEGKIAENFYEINVFVKKNNGENFYYLGDVEKVLSAKEIKDSQGKSMVKYIFKLKKDVKKELLDYFNM, encoded by the coding sequence GTGGAGAATATTTTGCTAGAAGCATTAAAAACAAGTAGTATAGATTTTAATATAGATTCAGATGAGAAATATCAATATGAGTTAATAGCCAATGGAGAAGAAAAGATTGTTACAAGACTTAGAAAATATTTTGAGGACTGTGATGAGTTTATAATCTCTGTCGCCTTTATAACTATGGGAGGTATTTCTCTTTTTTTGGAAGAATTAAAAAATTTAGAGAATAAAGGAATAAAGGGAAAAATTTTAACAGGAGATTATTTAACTTTTACAGAGCCAAAGGCCTTGAAAAAATTATTATCATATAAAAATATAGATTTAAAAATTGCAACCAATAGAAAACATCATACTAAGGCATATTTTTTTAGAAAGGGCAATATTTGGACTTTAATTGTAGGGAGTAGTAACTTAACTCAGGGAGCATTGACTGTAAATTTTGAATGGAATATAAAAGTTAATTCTCTTGAAAATGGGAAGATACTTAAATCAGTTTTAGAAACTTTTAATAAAGAGTTTGATAATTTAAAAACTCTTACAGAAGAAGATATAGAAAACTATCAAAAGAGATATGAACAACTTAAAAACTTAATTGAAGTAAATAATCAAAATTTAGATTTGAATGAAATTAAGCCTAACTCTATGCAAGTACAAGCCTTAAAAAATTTAGAAGAAACTAGAAAAGAAAATGATAGAGCCTTGCTTATAAGTGCAACAGGAACTGGAAAAACTTATCTTTCTGCCTTTGATGTGAAACAAGCTAAGGCAAAGAAAATACTTTTTGTAGCTCATAGAAAAGTTATTTTGGAAAGGTCAAAAATCAGTTATCAAAGAATTTTAAAAAATAAAAAGATGGAGATTTTTGATTCTAATTTTCAGATAAATGATAAAGATGAAGTAGTTTTTGCAATGGTACAAACTTTAAATAAAGAGAAAAATTTGAATATCTTTCCAAAAGATTATTTTGACTACATCATTATAGATGAGGTTCATCATGGTGGAGCTAAAACTTATCAAAGTATTTTTGAATATTTTAGACCTAAATTTCTATTAGGAATAACAGCAACTCCTGAAAGAACAGATGACTTTAATATCTATAAACTCTTTAATTATAATGTTGCCTATGAAATTCGTTTGCAAGATGCTATGAAAGAAGAACTATTATGTCCTTTCCATTATTTTGGAATTTCAGATATTGTAATTGATGGAGAAAGTATAGATGAAAAAACATCTATAAAAAATCTTACTTCTGATGAAAGAGTGAGACATATTTTAGAGAAAAGTAAGTATTACTCATATAGTGGAGAGAAATTACATTGCCTAGTTTTTGTTTCAAAGGTTGAAGAAGCTAAAATATTAGTTGAGAAATTTTTAGAACAAGGTCTAAAAGCCCTTGCTTTAAGTTCTGAGAATTCTGATAATGAAAGAGAAGAAGCTATAAAGAAATTGGAAGAGGGGGAAATAGAATATATCGTATCTGTTGATATATTTAATGAGGGGGTGGATATACCTTGTGTCAATCAGGTGATACTTTTAAGACCTACCACTTCTGCAATAGTATATATTCAACAACTAGGAAGAGGTTTAAGAAAACATAAAAACAAGGCTTATACTGTAGTTTTAGATTTTATTGGTAACTATGAGAAAAACTTCTTAATTCCTATAGCAATATCTCAAAATAATAGCTACGATAAAGACTTTATGAAAAGATTTCTTATGAATGCTACTGACTTTTTAGCTGGGGAAAGCTCTATAAGTTTTGATGAGATTTCAAAAGAGAGAATTTTTGAAAACATCAACAAGGTTAATTTTTCTAATAGAAAACTTATAGAAGAAGACTTTAAATTATTGGAAAATCAATTAGGTAGAATTCCCTATCTCTATGATTTCTATATAAAGAATATGTTGTCGCCCACTGTGATTTTAAAATACAAAAAAGATTATGATGAGGTCTTAAAAAATATAGCTCCTAGATATAGGGTAGGTTCATTAAATAGCATTGAAAAGAAATTCTTAATATTCTTATCTACTTTTTTTACCCCTGCAAAAAGAGTACATGAGATGTTAATATTAAAAGAATTATTTGTTAAAGAAAAATTGAATATAGAAGAAGTTGAGAAAATATTGAAAGATAAGTATTCTTTAATTAATCAAGAAAGGAATATAAGAAATGCCTTTGAACATCTATCTAAAGAAATATTTATTACTTTGTCTACAACAAAGGCATTTGAGCCTGTACTATATAGAAAAGATGACTACTATTTCTTAGATGAGAATTTTAAAAACTCATATAGTAACAATTCATATTTTAAAATTTTAATAGATGATTTAATAAAATATAACCTAGCTTTTGCTGAGAATAATTACAATAATTTTGTAAAAGAAAGCATAAAACTTTTTGGAGAATATACAAAGCAAGAAGCATTTTGGTATCTAAATTTAAATTTTAATAATGGTTTTCAAGTAAGTGGTTACACTCCTTTTGAAAATGAAAGAAAACTTTTAATTTTTATCACTATGGATAATCTATCTGAAAAAGTAGATTATTCAAATGAGTTTTATGATAGTCAGACTTTTAGTTGGTTTTCAAAATCAAGCCGTTATCTAAGAAAAGATAATAAATTAACTATTGAGGGGAAAATTGCAGAAAATTTCTATGAAATAAATGTTTTTGTAAAGAAAAATAATGGAGAGAATTTCTATTACTTAGGAGATGTTGAAAAAGTTTTATCTGCAAAAGAAATAAAAGACAGTCAAGGAAAGTCTATGGTTAAATATATTTTTAAGTTGAAGAAGGATGTCAAAAAAGAATTGTTAGATTATTTTAATATGTAA